TAGCTAAAACAGCACCGCCAAATTCAGATCCGATCAGTTCGCTCAACGATAATCGGTGAACGATTCAAATTAAAGTTCGTCGGTGATTACTCGAGTCAGCGTGACGAGACCGACTGCGCCTGCGGTTGAGATTACGATTGCGCCGAGGGCGCCGTGGGCGTGCAGGCCGACCATCGCGAAGATTGCGGCGCCGATCACGCCGCCGACTAATCCGAGCAGGATGTCACAGACTGCGCCGTAGCCTTCGCCGTTGAGCAGCTTGCCCGCGAGCCATCCCGCGATTAGTCCGATCAGAATTGATGCGATCATTATGCGTTGCCTCCAGTGTCCGCGCCTTTTCGGAGACGCGATTCTCGAGGCACTAAGAGCAAGGCGCTTGCCATCGATGAGGGCGCGGTTTGCGGGCTTTTTTCGCGATGCGGCCGCAGCGGCGCGCTTGCGGCGCGATTGCCATGCAGCCGCTGCGCTGCATCGCGTGTGCAGCTTAATAGAAGACGGTCCTGGTGCGATGGCGCGGATGCGCTTTGTAGTCGGGCTGCTGGCCGCGATTCCAGAGCAGGTAGTCGATATCGATCGAGCGCGCCTTCGAGCCCTTCGACGCGAGTGCCTCGCGAATCAACTCGGACGCGTGCAGGGCGCAAGCGCGAATCTCGATTTCCTCGCGCGCGCCGCATGGGATCAGTTCACCCGCGTCGATTCGTTTGAGGAGTGCATCGTCGTAACGCAGGATGCCGTCGATCCTGAGCACGTGCGGCACGAGGTTGTCGGCGAAGATCGTGAGCTGGTCGAGATCGCTGAAGCGGCCGAAGCCCTCGCCGTCGAACGCGAGTGAAAGATCGGCCGCGGTTAACTGCGCGCGCTTGTAAAACGGGACCTCGAGGTCGCCGTAGCGCTGCACGTCGCGAAAGAAAAT
The nucleotide sequence above comes from Candidatus Binataceae bacterium. Encoded proteins:
- a CDS encoding GlsB/YeaQ/YmgE family stress response membrane protein, translated to MIASILIGLIAGWLAGKLLNGEGYGAVCDILLGLVGGVIGAAIFAMVGLHAHGALGAIVISTAGAVGLVTLTRVITDEL